The proteins below come from a single Indicator indicator isolate 239-I01 unplaced genomic scaffold, UM_Iind_1.1 iindUn_scaffold_54, whole genome shotgun sequence genomic window:
- the CDC34 gene encoding ubiquitin-conjugating enzyme E2 R1 translates to MARPLVPSSQKALLLELKGLQEEPVEGFRVNLVDEGDLYNWEVAIFGPPNTYYEGGYFKARLRFPIDYPYSPPAFRFLTKMWHPNIYETGDVCISILHPPVDDPQSGELPSERWNPTQNVRTILLSVISLLNEPNTFSPANVDASVMYRKWKESKGKDREYTDIIRKQVLGTKVDAERDGVKVPTTLAEYCVKTKTPAPDEGSDLFYDDYYEDDEMEEEADSCYGDEDDSGNEES, encoded by the exons ATGGCGCGGCCCCTTGTGCCCAGCTCGCAGAAAGCGCTGTTGCTGGAGCtgaaagggctgcaggaggagcccGTGGAAGGGTTCCGGGTCAACTTGGTAGATGAGGGGGACCTCTACAACTGGGAGGTGGCCATCTTCGGCCCCCCGAACACCTACTATGAGGGCGGGTACTTCaag GCTCGTCTCCGCTTTCCCATCGACTATCCCtattctcctcctgccttcagGTTCTTAACCAAGATGTGGCACCCCAACATCTATGAG ACTGGTGATGTCTGCATCTCCATCCTGCACCCACCTGTGGACGACCCCCAGAGCGGGGAGCTGCCCTCCGAGCGGTGGAACCCCACCCAGAACGTGCG GACCATTCTCCTGAGTGTGATCTCACTGCTGAATGAACCCAACACCTTCTCCCCAGCCAACGTGGACGCCTCCGTCATGTACCGCAAGTGGAAGGAGAGCAAGGGCAAGGACCGGGAGTACACAGACATCATCAG GAAGCAAGTCCTGGGCACAAAGGTGGATGCTGAGCGGGATGGTGTGAAGGTCCCCACCACTCTGGCAGAGTACTGTGTGAAGACCAAGACTCCAGCCCCAGATGAGGGCTCTGACCTCTTCTATGATGACTAttatgaagatgatgagatggaggaggaagcagaCAGCTGCTACGGCGACGAGGACGACTCTGGCAACGAGGAATCCTGA